One genomic window of Corticium candelabrum chromosome 9, ooCorCand1.1, whole genome shotgun sequence includes the following:
- the LOC134184145 gene encoding protein sax-3-like, whose amino-acid sequence MQLTSSNPFVQMLVAAAFIADVAFSTTVTLNFTSTIYAIESNNFMKANCSITSNPLTAIKVRFFHNDTEIVPIHPYKIKMYGRTTVELTKFALSSSDTGIYHCKATFSSGLYPMTRSSNSKYIYVRHEPKSRHVHVHFQEGGKGVLHCPANGFPTELVKWKDPNGVDLDDTVNSTHPVYVTRNGALHIDVVTTSNEGVFTCIQFSYYFGRLENTVDVTVSEVFRPSVCSPMPAELTKQQLEKNSNLATCEKILIKWSSVVVDHATVYKLSCQAVDELIWHNYTITDQQSSFTSLPPEHNYSCMVTYSTSGTGTACTGPALTVTCHPRNEFTRSTPNFQGTSKTISLTYETMNLQI is encoded by the exons ATGCAATTGACCAGCTCAAATCCGTTTGTTCAGATGCTCGTGGCAGCCGCATTCATTGCAG ATGTGGCTTTTTCTACTACCGTCACTCTCAACTTCACATCTACAATCTATGCCATCGAGTCTAACAATTTCATGAAAGCAAACTGCTCAATTACCTCAAATCCGTTAACCGCAATCAAGGTGCGGTTTTTCCATAATGACACAGAAATAGTACCCATCCATCCctacaaaataaaaatgtatGGAAGAACAACTGTGGAGCTGACAAAGTTTGCATTATCTTCTTCCGATACCGGCATCTACCACTGCAAAGCAACGTTTTCTTCTGGGTTGTATCCAATGACACGCAGCAGCAATTCCAAATATATTTATGTTAGAC ATGAACCTAAATCTCGACACGTTCACGTTCATTTTCAGGAAGGTGGTAAAGGAGTACTGCATTGTCCTGCGAATGGATTTCCCACCGAATTAGTGAAGTGGAAAGACCCGAATGGCGTCGATCTAGACGACACCGTGAACAGCACTCATCCGGTCTACGTCACTAGAAACGGAGCGTTACACATCGATGTCGTTACTACGTCTAACGAGGGCGTTTTCACCTGTATTCAGTTCAGTTACTACTTCGGAAGACTTGAGAACACTGTCGATGTCACAGTTTCAG AAGTCTTTCGTCCTTCTGTTTGTTCTCCAATGCCTGCAGAGCTTACCAAGCAGCAACTCGAGAAAAACTCAAATTTGGCAACATGTGAAAAAATATTGATTAAATGGTCTTCCGTGGTTGTCGATCACGCAACAGTCTACAAGCTATCGTGTCAAGCGGTAGATGAATTGATTTGGCATAACTACACCATCACGGACCAGCAAAGCAGTTTCACGTCGTTGCCGCCAGAGCACAACTACTCGTGCATGGTGACGTACTCGACTAGCGGTACAGGTACTGCTTGTACTGGTCCTGCATTGACTGTCACGTGTCACCCAAGAAATGAATTTACTAGATCTACTCCAA ACTTTCAAGGGACTTCGAAAACGATTTCTTTAACGTATGAAACAATGAACCTTCAGATTTGA
- the LOC134184216 gene encoding uncharacterized protein LOC134184216 isoform X1, with translation MRQPFLVTVLVTLQTLCLAANSTPPSPPPGVTTARVEPEELPAVFGGHNVVVFKCWTNKPIAQSFWTFEDKRLSENDPKRHQSITKVNGTTVATLSIIDPTPQDKGHYKCHIRAWDGSNATSNEAVLVNAAKGLAENTTITIVRGKTQTISCPSSHDESSRGDFLSQLWIRMDSVTLYNGSKYIITKNKLTIRFVQDTDMGVYECITYTTYGKSSARVTVIVAGLPDPPLFEKAYEGSVAVCTDVPIRWKLRFDGNAQITENAITCIVDDQINNKTEVFQETYPFNATLGTVSKMEPRLSYSCKMTSCNALGCSNASNLVNLQCINKENGISTSRPYSASSASKTTNTPTPAKVSESKNSTNVTATPSSSNKVNQSSLSTSEIIVIVVVVSVVAVAGVCAVFFCVRRSHNIANNCICKFLDCRGCKKKNNLLEPTASTETAGTETAGTETASTETANKQYKLESFEQRIPEAMTIASRLDPESRRKTTRKLKPIFEAAEIGKYDEASFRLKQARQFMHTEVTANPNIPYFKEILDILTELSNLIQNTIV, from the exons ATGCGACAACCATTTTTAGTTACCGTACTGGTAACTTTACAAACGCTGTGTTTAGCAGCAAATTCCACACCTCCTTCCCCTCCTCCAG GGGTAACAACAGCGAGAGTAGAGCCAGAAGAGTTACCTGCTGTGTTTGGCGGTCACAACGTTGTCGTGTTCAAGTGTTGGACAAATAAACCAATTGCACAATCCTTTTGGACTTTTGAAGACAAACGTTTGAGCGAAAACGATCCTAAGCGTCATCAATCGATTACGAAAGTCAATGGAACAACTGTCGCAACACTGAGCATAATAGATCCAACTCCCCAAGATAAAGGTCACTACAAGTGCCACATTAGAGCGTGGGACGGGTCGAATGCTACGAGCAACGAAGCAGTTCTAGTGAACG CAGCAAAGGGACTTGCTGAGAACACCACGATCACTATTGTTCGCGGAAAAACCCAAACAATTTCTTGTCCTTCATCTCACGATGAAAGCAGTCGTGGTGATTTTCTCTCTCAACTTTGGATTCGAATGGATTCAGTGACTTTATACAACGGCTCTAAGTACATCATAACGAAAAACAAACTCACCATTCGGTTCGTCCAAGACACCGACATGGGAGTGTATGAATGCATCACTTATACTACGTACGGTAAAAGTAGCGCCCGagtgacagtaattgttgcag GCCTCCCAGATCCTCCTCTGTTTGAAAAGGCGTACGAGGGATCAGTTGCTGTTTGTACTGACGTACCAATTCGATGGAAACTAAGATTTGATGGCAATGCACAAATAACGGAGAACGCTATCACTTGTATAGTAGACGATCagatcaacaacaaaacagaagtGTTTCAAGAGACGTATCCATTCAATGCAACATTGGGTACCGTGTCTAAAATGGAACCTCGACTAAGCTACTCTTGCAAAATGACGTCGTGTAATGCACTGGGGTGCAGCAACGCGTCAAATCTTGTGAATTTACAATGTATCAATAAAGAAAATGGCATTTCTACGTCAAGACCCTATTCTGCAAGCTCAG CTTCTAAAACCACGAATACTCCAACGCCGGCGAAAGTGTCGGAATCAAAAAATAGCACCAATGTAACTGCAACTCCATCTTCAAG CAACAAAGTCAACCAATCTTCGTTGTCTACAAGCGAGATAATAgtaatagtagtagtagtatcaGTGGTTGCAGTAGCAGGTGTCTGCGCGGTGTTCTTTTGTGTTCGGCGAAGTCACAACATTGCCAACAACTGTATCTGCAAGTTCCTAG ATTGTCGTGGCTGCAAAAAGAAAAATAACTTACTTGAACCCACTGCAAGTACCGAGACTGCAGGTACCGAGACTGCAGGTACCGAGACTGCAAGTACCGAGACTGCAA ACAAACAGTATAAATTAGAAAGCTTCGAACAACGAATTCCGGAAGCAATGACAATCGCTTCAAGATTAGATCCAGAATCTAGGAGAAAAACAACTAGGAAGTTAAAGCCGATATTTGAAGCTGCTGAAATTGGAAAATACGATGAGGCCTCTTTCCGCTTAAAGCAGGCTCGTCAGTTCATGCACACAGAAGTAACAGCAAACCCGAACATTCCGTATTTCAAAGAGATTTTAGACATCCTAACTGAGTTGTCGAATTTAATTCAAAATACAATTGTATAA
- the LOC134184216 gene encoding uncharacterized protein LOC134184216 isoform X2, translating into MRQPFLVTVLVTLQTLCLAANSTPPSPPPGVTTARVEPEELPAVFGGHNVVVFKCWTNKPIAQSFWTFEDKRLSENDPKRHQSITKVNGTTVATLSIIDPTPQDKGHYKCHIRAWDGSNATSNEAVLVNAKGLAENTTITIVRGKTQTISCPSSHDESSRGDFLSQLWIRMDSVTLYNGSKYIITKNKLTIRFVQDTDMGVYECITYTTYGKSSARVTVIVAGLPDPPLFEKAYEGSVAVCTDVPIRWKLRFDGNAQITENAITCIVDDQINNKTEVFQETYPFNATLGTVSKMEPRLSYSCKMTSCNALGCSNASNLVNLQCINKENGISTSRPYSASSASKTTNTPTPAKVSESKNSTNVTATPSSSNKVNQSSLSTSEIIVIVVVVSVVAVAGVCAVFFCVRRSHNIANNCICKFLDCRGCKKKNNLLEPTASTETAGTETAGTETASTETANKQYKLESFEQRIPEAMTIASRLDPESRRKTTRKLKPIFEAAEIGKYDEASFRLKQARQFMHTEVTANPNIPYFKEILDILTELSNLIQNTIV; encoded by the exons ATGCGACAACCATTTTTAGTTACCGTACTGGTAACTTTACAAACGCTGTGTTTAGCAGCAAATTCCACACCTCCTTCCCCTCCTCCAG GGGTAACAACAGCGAGAGTAGAGCCAGAAGAGTTACCTGCTGTGTTTGGCGGTCACAACGTTGTCGTGTTCAAGTGTTGGACAAATAAACCAATTGCACAATCCTTTTGGACTTTTGAAGACAAACGTTTGAGCGAAAACGATCCTAAGCGTCATCAATCGATTACGAAAGTCAATGGAACAACTGTCGCAACACTGAGCATAATAGATCCAACTCCCCAAGATAAAGGTCACTACAAGTGCCACATTAGAGCGTGGGACGGGTCGAATGCTACGAGCAACGAAGCAGTTCTAGTGAACG CAAAGGGACTTGCTGAGAACACCACGATCACTATTGTTCGCGGAAAAACCCAAACAATTTCTTGTCCTTCATCTCACGATGAAAGCAGTCGTGGTGATTTTCTCTCTCAACTTTGGATTCGAATGGATTCAGTGACTTTATACAACGGCTCTAAGTACATCATAACGAAAAACAAACTCACCATTCGGTTCGTCCAAGACACCGACATGGGAGTGTATGAATGCATCACTTATACTACGTACGGTAAAAGTAGCGCCCGagtgacagtaattgttgcag GCCTCCCAGATCCTCCTCTGTTTGAAAAGGCGTACGAGGGATCAGTTGCTGTTTGTACTGACGTACCAATTCGATGGAAACTAAGATTTGATGGCAATGCACAAATAACGGAGAACGCTATCACTTGTATAGTAGACGATCagatcaacaacaaaacagaagtGTTTCAAGAGACGTATCCATTCAATGCAACATTGGGTACCGTGTCTAAAATGGAACCTCGACTAAGCTACTCTTGCAAAATGACGTCGTGTAATGCACTGGGGTGCAGCAACGCGTCAAATCTTGTGAATTTACAATGTATCAATAAAGAAAATGGCATTTCTACGTCAAGACCCTATTCTGCAAGCTCAG CTTCTAAAACCACGAATACTCCAACGCCGGCGAAAGTGTCGGAATCAAAAAATAGCACCAATGTAACTGCAACTCCATCTTCAAG CAACAAAGTCAACCAATCTTCGTTGTCTACAAGCGAGATAATAgtaatagtagtagtagtatcaGTGGTTGCAGTAGCAGGTGTCTGCGCGGTGTTCTTTTGTGTTCGGCGAAGTCACAACATTGCCAACAACTGTATCTGCAAGTTCCTAG ATTGTCGTGGCTGCAAAAAGAAAAATAACTTACTTGAACCCACTGCAAGTACCGAGACTGCAGGTACCGAGACTGCAGGTACCGAGACTGCAAGTACCGAGACTGCAA ACAAACAGTATAAATTAGAAAGCTTCGAACAACGAATTCCGGAAGCAATGACAATCGCTTCAAGATTAGATCCAGAATCTAGGAGAAAAACAACTAGGAAGTTAAAGCCGATATTTGAAGCTGCTGAAATTGGAAAATACGATGAGGCCTCTTTCCGCTTAAAGCAGGCTCGTCAGTTCATGCACACAGAAGTAACAGCAAACCCGAACATTCCGTATTTCAAAGAGATTTTAGACATCCTAACTGAGTTGTCGAATTTAATTCAAAATACAATTGTATAA
- the LOC134184280 gene encoding hemicentin-1-like: MLLRRRMLIAGEYFVSVTLTFSLYIIIQAFAQEAKILVVPPRSIYPGENVFLVCSTSGTVQPRVTGWLKNGVQLSNDISKNVKITQHLLEIQILDIDRNNEGFYTCTTDTVVNGQVLNASVLLQIEDGASITFSKISNISIAVEGAIDTLNCTGSNLKIIAWFHNGTALSPQRSRMFTSPQLRSELLIPDVKFSDSGQYVCQGIPSFGRKVQDSVTLYVYSKPKAKVSPQRLIISADQTAVSTCNATGSPPPEVRWFAQKNDQQLLVAIGSTLIVNGFSLSTVNDFVCEATNKAGVSVAHLTIEIKDVVYKVNITGDKPGLLRETSVSLPCITTSESKIEEYYERGVFFWRKGDLTLTNIMPRIKFKKTNLTASLIISELQYSDSGVYTCTVVLDTSAESWSTRIVVVGPPAPPSKAWISVSCGAGFDMLWTNSTFDGNSFITGYRITLIKYYVNSGNITVRTLEFPSLSYVFVEEPEICMNCSLLGVEIQSVSDYGLSTSLFVNHVAISDNDEEDTTKDKTQQTHSYCSAHVQKYPVFQRFPKFQIPLKVEDSSCDTVQLTSSIKKAEISIFNQKQLQGINLTNSSITASESKTQFVYRASVGGFSLLEVLYRTERLRNTVWQVHSVALLSCALEVDLSNSNCSFLYLKNEVTPCSFIEKNPSQEKSESGFDIAAVAVGCICFVLCIIIIICGRKRSKDIANKVS, encoded by the exons ATGCTGCTTCGAAGGAGGATGTTGATCGCTGGAGAGTATTTTGTTTCAGTCACTTTAACGTTTTCGTTGTATATAATTATTCAAG CATTTGCACAAGAAGCCAAAATTTTGGTTGTTCCTCCTCGGTCCATCTACCCTGGTGAAAACGTATTTCTCGTTTGCAGCACTTCTGGTACTGTTCAACCAAGAGTTACGGGATGGTTGAAAAATGGCGTGCAACTTTCCAACGATATTAGTAAAAATGTCAAGATCACTCAACATCTGCTTGAAATACAGATACTCGACATTGATCGAAACAACGAAGGATTTTATACGTGTACTACAGACACTGTAGTCAATGGTCAAGTACTTAATGCGTCCGTCCTTTTGCAAATAGAAG acgGAGCATCCATTACATTCTCTAAAATCAGCAATATCTCTATAGCCGTCGAGGGCGCGATTGATACACTGAATTGCACGGGCAGTAACTTAAAAATTATCGCTTGGTTTCACAACGGTACTGCTCTAAGTCCACAAAGATCTCGCATGTTTACATCTCCTCAGCTGAGATCAGAGCTTCTAATACCAGACGTAAAATTTTCAGACTCTGGTCAGTACGTTTGTCAAGGAATTCCTAGTTTTGGTCGGAAAGTACAAGACAGTGTTACACTATACGTCTACAGCAAGCCTAAAGCCAAGGTGAGTCCGCAGAGACTTATCATATCTGCCGATCAAACAGCAGTGTCTACATGCAACGCAACTGGATCACCGCCTCCTGAAGTTCGTTGGTTTGCACAAAAGAATGATCAACAGTTGCTTGTCGCGATTGGTTCTACTTTGATCGTAAACGGCTTTAGCCTCTCTACTGTAAACGACTTTGTTTGCGAAGCTACAAACAAAGCTGGTGTATCTGTTGCACATCTCACCATAGAAATTAAAG ATGTTGTATATAAGGTAAACATAACAGGTGACAAGCCCGGTCTCCTGCGAGAGACTTCCGTTAGTTTGCCTTGCATTACGACTTCTGAGTCTAAAATTGAAGAATATTACGAGCGTGGAGTATTTTTTTGGAGGAAAGGCGACTTGACGCTCACTAATATTATGCCACGGATAAAATTTAAGAAGACCAATTTGACCGCGTCGTTGATAATATCAGAACTCCAGTACTCTGATTCGGGAGTTTACACTTGTACAGTAGTTCTTGACACATCTGCAGAGTCCTGGTCTACTCGTATTGTCGTTGTAG GTCCGCCGGCACCACCATCGAAGGCTTGGATCTCGGTATCGTGTGGTGCTGGTTTCGATATGTTGTGGACAAATTCAACATTTGACGGGAACAGCTTTATAACTGGATATAGAATAACACTAATAAAATATTATGTCAATTCTGGAAACATCACTGTTAGAACGTTAGAATTTCCATCTTTGAGTTATGTGTTTGTCGAAGAGCCGGAAATCTGTATGAACTGTTCTCTTCTGGGAGTAGAAATTCAAAGTGTGAGTGACTACGGTCTCAGTACAAGTTTGTTCGTAAATCATGTAGCAATATCAGACAACGACGAAGAGGATACAACAAAAGACAAGACACAACAAA CTCACAGTTACTGTTCTGCACATGTGCAAAAATATCCAGTTTTTCAACGTTTCCCTAAATTTCAAATTCCTTTGAAGGTTGAAGATAGCTCTTGTGACACG GTTCAACTGACGTCTTCAATTAAAAAAGCAGAAATAAGTATATTTAATCAGAAACAACTCCAAGGCATCAACTTAACTAATTCTAGCATTACCGCAAGCGAATCTAAAACTCAATTTGTTTATCGAGCATCTGTTGGTGGCTTCTCTCTATTGGAGGTTCTCTACAGAACTGAGCGTTTGCGAAACACTGTATGGCAAGTACATTCTGTTGCACTTCTGTCTTGCGCCCTAGAAGTCGATCTCTCAAACAGCAATTGCAGCTTTCTTTACTTGAAGAATGAAGTAACACCGTGCTCGTTTATTGAGAAAAACCCTAGTCAAGAAAAGAGTGAGAGTGGTTTTGATattgcagctgttgctgtcgGTTGTATATGTTttgtattatgtattattatcATAATTTGTGGCAGGAAGCGTTCTAAAGATATTGCTAACAAAGTATCTTAA